A genomic region of Metopolophium dirhodum isolate CAU chromosome 1, ASM1992520v1, whole genome shotgun sequence contains the following coding sequences:
- the LOC132933410 gene encoding uncharacterized protein LOC132933410, which produces MADEHGERFRLRSRSPHRMVDILLGNEGAPSRRVPGLRGHLVYADDVGDTYVQNHQSTNQRQLRCSRYEWGCTATASMSIFPENSPIVMYQPHNHHVGHDIEIGAFYDAMRRRALTEGTPARIILEEEARRYFRFPNAAIEVSREQALRAMRYVQQSVNPPIPDNLRAMGEIIVSPTWQSRLLYSVDDNAPFFHGNLEFIVNEELIFLNLAFLRRIAPYLREARVLAIDGTFGVIPRVPADAEQLITIHAVLDNVSVPVVYALLNRRTQNVYLGLWQYVRNNLPEDIFDWQNVSIVSDFETAMRNAIQIGIPECQLIGCWFHFCQVIIKLCINVFIIV; this is translated from the exons ATGGCAg ATGAACATGGTGAAAGATTCAGGTTGAGATCTCGGTCACCTCATAGAATGGTCGATATTCTTCTTGGCAATGAAGGAGCTCCATCGAGGAGAGTACCTGGGCTCAGAGGTCACTTGGTATATGCCGATGATGTTGGAGATACATATGTGCAAAATCATCAATCCACTAATCAACG aCAGCTTCGATGTTCACGTTACGAATGGGGATGCACTGCTACTGCATCAATGTCGATATTCCCAGAAAATAGTCCGATTGTAATGTATCAACCACACAATCATCACGTGGGGCATGATATAGAGATTGGGGCATTCTACGATGCAATGAGACGGCGTGCTTTAACAGAGGGGACACCTGCACGGATAATTCTAGAAGAAGAGGCGAGGAg atattttagatttccAAATGCAGCTATAGAGGTGTCTCGTGAGCAAGCACTACGGGCAATGCGCTATGTGCAACAAAGTGTGAATCCACCAATACCAGATAATCTCAGGGCCATGGGAGAGATTATTGTGTCACCAACATGGCAAAGTCGTCTACTTTATTCTGTAGACGATAATGCACCATTCTTCCATGGAAACTTAGAGTTCATAGTCAATgaagaattgatttttttaaatttggcatTTTTACGACGCATTGCTCCATACCTGCGTGAAGCAAGAGTCTTGGCAATTGATGGCACATTTGGTGTCATTCCGCGAGTTCCTGCTGATGCCGAGCAGTTGATCACAATCCACGCTGTCTTGGACAATGTC TCAGTTCCTGTGGTATATGCTTTACTAAATCGCAGAACACAAAACGTCTACTTAGGACTGTGGCAATATGTGCGAAATAATTTACCAGAAGATATTTTTGACTGGCAAAATGTAAGTATTGTTTCAGACTTTGAAACAGCCATGCGAAATGCAATACAAATAGGGATTCCAGAATGCCAATTGATCGGGTGCTGGTTCCATTTTTGCCAGGTAATAATCAAATTGtgcattaatgtttttattattgtatag